One segment of Acidianus sp. HS-5 DNA contains the following:
- a CDS encoding WbqC family protein gives MKKVAIMQPYFFPYIGYWQLIYAADIFIIFDIVQFIWKGWINRNRVLKENGGWKYITIPVKHTRREEKICEVEIVDNLDVLDHVLKNLAYYYKVKKKVPYYDETVFILRKILSNININKIAKINEIIIRRLCEILDCNTEIYVASSMNFDYSNVKAPGDWAFEMTKQIRGDMYINPPGGRTLFDKAKFEAENIDLKFLVPNEIRYQQIDDKFEPWLSIIDVLMFNGVEKTKKLLEEYRLED, from the coding sequence ATGAAGAAAGTAGCTATAATGCAACCGTATTTTTTTCCTTATATAGGATACTGGCAACTTATTTATGCCGCAGATATTTTTATCATTTTCGATATAGTACAGTTCATTTGGAAAGGTTGGATAAATAGAAATAGAGTTTTGAAAGAAAATGGTGGTTGGAAATATATAACTATACCCGTAAAACATACAAGACGAGAGGAAAAAATATGCGAGGTAGAAATAGTAGATAACTTAGATGTACTAGATCATGTATTGAAAAATCTCGCATATTATTATAAAGTTAAGAAAAAAGTTCCTTATTATGACGAAACTGTTTTTATATTAAGAAAAATTTTATCTAACATTAATATCAATAAAATTGCTAAAATCAATGAAATTATAATAAGAAGACTATGTGAAATTTTAGACTGTAATACCGAGATTTATGTGGCCTCAAGTATGAATTTTGACTATAGTAATGTAAAGGCTCCTGGTGATTGGGCATTTGAAATGACAAAGCAAATAAGGGGAGATATGTATATAAATCCACCTGGTGGTAGGACACTTTTTGATAAGGCCAAGTTTGAGGCTGAAAATATTGATCTGAAATTCCTAGTTCCTAACGAAATAAGATATCAACAGATTGATGATAAATTTGAACCTTGGTTATCCATAATCGATGTTTTAATGTTTAATGGAGTGGAAAAAACTAAAAAACTGCTAGAGGAATATAGGTTAGAGGACTAA
- a CDS encoding DUF3800 domain-containing protein — translation MLLAFIDENGKPTFKEVNKQGRPLPFLVTSTIVRDTELSVIKNRISCLKAKYGIPNVEVHASDLFHPRNNFPLTEQQIRNFAEEFAEIIRDLNITIISSVVLKEYKNTSKPIKSTDDKKLRKDVILIGYRLLFERIIRFADKNYPNEWVLFIHDQISVNKDSQLSMEQREIIETMNNELSNNPYIRRSSIVDRVFKPIYFANSSQYEALQISDFAGYIIRKHVVGDKGNKFNYEKLFEIISSKLDRNPKNGRIEGWGIKSWTYYA, via the coding sequence ATGTTGCTTGCGTTCATTGACGAAAACGGTAAACCGACGTTTAAAGAGGTTAACAAGCAAGGGAGACCATTACCATTTTTAGTAACTTCCACAATAGTTAGAGATACAGAACTGAGTGTCATAAAAAATAGAATATCGTGCTTGAAGGCAAAGTACGGAATACCTAACGTAGAAGTTCACGCTAGTGACTTATTTCATCCCAGAAATAATTTTCCTTTAACGGAACAGCAGATAAGGAATTTTGCAGAGGAGTTTGCAGAGATAATAAGAGACCTAAACATAACAATAATTTCTAGCGTAGTTTTGAAAGAATATAAAAACACTTCTAAACCGATAAAGTCTACCGATGATAAGAAATTGAGGAAAGATGTAATACTTATAGGGTATAGGCTATTATTCGAGAGGATAATAAGGTTTGCAGATAAGAATTATCCTAACGAATGGGTTCTATTTATCCATGACCAAATAAGCGTAAATAAGGACAGCCAGCTCTCGATGGAACAGAGGGAAATTATTGAAACTATGAATAACGAGTTAAGTAATAATCCTTACATTAGGAGGTCTTCAATAGTAGATAGAGTATTTAAACCTATATACTTTGCCAATTCTTCGCAGTATGAGGCTTTGCAAATTTCTGACTTTGCAGGATATATCATAAGGAAACACGTGGTTGGTGATAAGGGGAATAAGTTTAACTACGAGAAACTGTTCGAAATAATCTCTAGTAAGTTGGATAGAAATCCAAAAAACGGGAGAATAGAAGGATGGGGCATTAAATCATGGACTTATTATGCTTAA
- a CDS encoding lipopolysaccharide biosynthesis protein gives MNPIKNVLKSLSVTTTNVIVALIFFIITAKISNPSFFGKVAIIQLLEVVTSAFFYFIPSQIITREISYLYAKKEINKKIIGKFLSFPFLAIPVFLILLVFPNYVKLAIPYLFLYLLSSVLTAIMIGMDMFTESAITGNLFPIIRWGISIIAVLLHSIYLFVEIWTLGGILSVSMNYSFLSRKIGLIFPSPDFAFLLKLFREGLPLYLSSSAGFFSSQGDRVTTAYLLGSYYLGIYQFSALVAGVPSMMLGALNNVLLPTASFYKALGKDEKKMSSLSFRFLSLLTFLAVIVSIPIGEAVIDRFFPVYKMGLKVFILLLISTTLPFSISALTSFIVAFKKDLRPFLILSILNGGLVLLTSYLLIPRIGIMGGAISQIIIATIYSLFVLFYAIKTSTFYLGKKEISILSMIPLISIYEVTVDPPFLDFVLIIVILAIFKIFRIITEEDVKIIESFLPRSLSFISVILRVIS, from the coding sequence ATGAATCCTATAAAGAACGTATTAAAGAGCCTCAGCGTCACTACAACTAACGTCATAGTCGCCTTAATCTTCTTTATCATTACTGCTAAAATTTCCAATCCCTCATTCTTCGGAAAAGTTGCAATAATCCAACTCCTCGAAGTAGTTACATCAGCTTTCTTTTACTTCATCCCAAGCCAAATAATAACAAGAGAAATTTCTTATCTTTACGCTAAAAAAGAGATAAATAAAAAGATAATAGGGAAATTTCTTTCATTCCCTTTTCTAGCTATTCCAGTTTTTCTTATCCTCCTCGTTTTCCCAAATTACGTTAAGTTAGCAATACCATATCTCTTCCTTTACCTTCTTAGTAGCGTATTGACAGCAATAATGATAGGGATGGACATGTTCACTGAATCAGCAATAACGGGAAACCTCTTTCCAATAATAAGATGGGGAATATCGATAATAGCCGTCCTCTTGCACAGCATTTACCTCTTCGTTGAGATTTGGACTTTAGGAGGAATACTTTCAGTTTCTATGAACTATTCATTCTTGAGCAGAAAAATTGGATTAATCTTTCCTTCTCCAGACTTTGCCTTCCTCCTTAAGCTTTTCAGAGAAGGTTTGCCTCTTTACCTATCTTCTTCAGCCGGTTTCTTTTCTTCTCAAGGGGATAGAGTAACTACAGCTTACTTGTTAGGTTCTTATTATCTTGGCATTTACCAATTTTCAGCTCTAGTTGCCGGAGTGCCTTCAATGATGTTAGGTGCCTTAAATAATGTTTTGTTACCTACAGCGTCTTTTTACAAGGCTTTAGGAAAAGACGAGAAGAAGATGTCATCCCTTTCCTTTAGGTTCCTCTCACTCCTAACTTTTCTTGCCGTAATAGTCTCTATTCCCATAGGTGAGGCAGTAATTGATCGCTTCTTTCCGGTATACAAGATGGGACTGAAAGTTTTCATTCTACTTTTGATTTCAACTACCCTTCCATTTTCTATAAGTGCCTTAACTAGTTTTATTGTTGCGTTTAAGAAGGATCTGAGACCTTTTCTTATTCTCTCGATTTTGAATGGTGGTCTTGTATTACTCACTTCCTACTTGTTGATTCCTAGAATAGGAATAATGGGGGGTGCTATATCTCAGATCATTATAGCAACAATTTATTCTCTCTTTGTACTGTTTTACGCTATTAAGACTTCTACTTTCTATCTCGGAAAGAAGGAAATCAGTATTCTTTCAATGATTCCTCTTATTAGTATTTACGAAGTGACAGTAGATCCTCCGTTCCTAGATTTTGTTCTGATAATTGTAATTCTTGCTATTTTTAAAATATTTAGGATAATTACGGAAGAAGACGTTAAAATAATTGAGAGTTTTCTACCACGTAGTCTAAGTTTCATATCTGTCATTTTAAGAGTAATTAGCTAA
- a CDS encoding class I SAM-dependent methyltransferase, translating to MNIDFEKLFRTISRMSFKEYWKSHFNENAVKYDSLKRQVDMTVNGEEVPNEQIEYRVNEILANLKLSKEDILFDGCCGNGMITKRIANYVRKIYAVDFSDRLITVAESGNNALNITYMIGDVTDIDYKYEFPDVKKFNFYSCIQYLTPDDLDQLLNRLSELNGITTYMSNIPDIVRIWEFYNTPEKREFFIRSIKEGRYHLGYWYDKNQIKALGEKYSFKVNFLNIDKRISTSYYRFDVIMYK from the coding sequence ATGAATATAGATTTCGAAAAATTATTTAGAACTATAAGTAGGATGAGTTTTAAGGAATACTGGAAGTCCCATTTTAACGAAAATGCTGTAAAATATGATTCATTAAAAAGACAAGTGGATATGACAGTCAATGGAGAAGAAGTTCCAAATGAACAAATAGAGTATAGAGTTAACGAGATTCTTGCTAACTTAAAGCTATCTAAGGAGGATATACTTTTTGATGGATGCTGTGGTAATGGTATGATAACTAAGAGAATTGCAAATTACGTCAGAAAAATTTATGCTGTAGATTTCTCCGATAGATTAATAACAGTTGCTGAAAGTGGTAATAATGCTCTGAATATAACTTATATGATAGGAGATGTTACCGATATAGATTATAAGTATGAGTTTCCAGACGTTAAGAAATTTAATTTTTACAGTTGTATACAATATCTTACGCCAGATGATCTGGATCAACTTTTAAATAGACTCTCTGAGTTAAATGGAATTACCACTTATATGAGTAATATACCAGACATAGTTAGGATATGGGAATTTTATAACACGCCAGAGAAGCGTGAGTTTTTTATCAGATCAATAAAAGAAGGACGTTATCATTTAGGATATTGGTATGATAAAAACCAAATTAAAGCGTTAGGAGAGAAATATAGTTTTAAAGTGAATTTTCTGAACATTGATAAGCGTATTAGTACTTCTTATTATAGATTTGACGTCATAATGTATAAATGA
- a CDS encoding DegT/DnrJ/EryC1/StrS family aminotransferase, with protein MKQFNEPIYVTRPYKPQKEKLFKYLEQVLDSRYYTNFGPLHNLLEERLRQYLGVKHVILTANGTLALQIAYKALNVKKKAISTPFTFIATVSSLIWEGIEPVLADIDPHTFTLDPDKIEKNIDSDVTAIVPVHVFGNPAPVEEIEYLGKEYSIPIIYDAAHTFGVNYRGKSLSSYGNISILSFHATKLFNTLEGGAIVTNNDSIVDTVKAMRNFGITDSQTGEIKTIGINAKMNEFEAAMGLAVLDDMEYIISTLRKNYNIYKELLSDYLEFQVIRDHTDYNYMYVPVLFPDEESVMRVKNELNKHDIYPRRYFYPSLDTISFIKSLCKCEISRRIASTILCLPNYVGLEEDTIVYISDIIKNTLKDIKK; from the coding sequence ATGAAGCAATTTAACGAACCGATATATGTTACTAGACCCTATAAACCGCAAAAGGAGAAGCTTTTTAAATATCTAGAGCAAGTACTAGATAGTCGTTATTACACAAATTTCGGACCGCTACATAATCTGCTTGAGGAACGACTACGCCAATATTTAGGAGTAAAACACGTTATACTTACTGCAAATGGCACATTAGCCTTACAGATAGCCTATAAAGCGTTAAACGTTAAGAAAAAAGCAATTTCTACTCCATTTACATTCATTGCGACTGTCAGTTCTCTAATTTGGGAAGGCATAGAACCAGTTTTAGCAGACATAGATCCTCATACGTTTACATTAGATCCAGATAAAATTGAGAAAAATATTGACTCTGATGTCACCGCGATAGTTCCGGTTCACGTTTTCGGAAATCCTGCACCGGTAGAGGAAATTGAATATCTAGGAAAAGAGTATAGTATACCAATAATTTATGATGCTGCCCATACATTTGGTGTTAATTATAGAGGAAAAAGTCTATCTAGTTATGGTAATATTAGTATTCTAAGCTTTCATGCCACTAAGCTTTTTAATACACTGGAAGGAGGAGCTATAGTAACGAACAATGATAGCATAGTCGATACCGTAAAAGCCATGAGAAACTTCGGTATTACTGATTCACAGACTGGTGAAATTAAGACAATAGGTATAAACGCAAAGATGAATGAGTTTGAAGCAGCAATGGGATTGGCAGTCCTAGATGATATGGAGTATATAATATCAACACTGAGGAAGAATTATAATATTTATAAAGAACTTTTATCCGATTACCTTGAATTTCAGGTAATTAGAGACCATACTGATTATAATTACATGTACGTACCCGTATTATTTCCAGATGAAGAATCAGTAATGAGAGTCAAGAACGAGCTGAACAAACATGATATATACCCACGAAGATACTTTTATCCTTCTTTGGATACAATTAGTTTCATTAAATCATTGTGTAAATGTGAAATCTCTAGACGAATAGCGTCTACGATACTATGCTTACCGAATTATGTTGGGCTTGAGGAGGATACAATAGTATATATTTCAGATATTATAAAAAATACGCTTAAAGATATTAAGAAATGA
- a CDS encoding GxxExxY protein: protein MGRKSVVIYTNFSGPDLENCGRLLFYLNTMSLLISSDFNYKGVNYLNPALAMRIGNKRADLAILDSDLNLRLLLEFKELEPGEEEKLDKALNQVIDYSRTANPAFYGVVAIKTSEKHYRYVISDVNDEGYDISFCPSYKILIHLYDSECLSKDNPTLCDPVYFEEKEVSGIFLNELENEVKGIFDVISGKVRGKVRSYVRNEAFHQYELARVLTEYRIKVYPEYTIRLRDTKARTIRNIIIPAKVDLMLRVKNNAIPIEVKSYEGLAQEQLDQLIKYMKLLESPLGIVNTELIPSKLQSPLGVAANPKGDFIRLTVIDGSGNIRGVFNIPFVKKGENIRYLTKNKELDRFIEFIRKI from the coding sequence ATGGGAAGAAAATCTGTAGTTATTTATACTAATTTCTCCGGTCCAGACTTAGAAAACTGCGGTAGGTTACTATTCTATTTGAATACAATGAGCTTACTGATCTCAAGTGATTTCAACTATAAAGGGGTTAACTACCTTAATCCTGCACTTGCGATGCGAATAGGTAATAAAAGAGCGGATCTCGCAATATTAGATTCAGACCTCAATTTACGTTTGCTACTGGAATTTAAAGAACTGGAACCCGGAGAAGAAGAAAAGTTAGATAAGGCATTAAATCAGGTTATAGATTACTCCCGTACTGCTAATCCCGCATTTTATGGGGTAGTTGCCATTAAAACTTCCGAGAAGCACTATCGGTATGTAATCTCAGACGTCAATGATGAAGGATACGATATCTCTTTCTGTCCTTCTTATAAAATATTAATACACCTATATGATAGTGAGTGTTTATCAAAAGATAACCCGACACTGTGTGACCCCGTATATTTTGAAGAGAAAGAAGTCAGCGGTATATTTCTGAATGAGTTAGAAAATGAGGTTAAGGGAATTTTTGATGTAATATCGGGAAAGGTGAGGGGTAAGGTTAGAAGTTATGTAAGGAATGAGGCATTTCATCAATATGAGTTAGCAAGAGTTTTAACGGAGTACAGAATTAAAGTTTACCCAGAATACACGATTAGATTAAGGGATACCAAAGCTAGAACTATACGTAACATTATCATCCCTGCAAAGGTAGACCTTATGTTGAGAGTCAAGAACAATGCGATTCCTATTGAGGTAAAGAGTTATGAGGGCTTAGCACAAGAACAGTTAGATCAATTGATAAAGTATATGAAGCTGTTAGAATCTCCCTTAGGTATAGTAAATACTGAACTTATACCCTCCAAGTTACAATCGCCCTTAGGAGTAGCTGCAAATCCTAAGGGTGATTTTATAAGATTGACTGTAATTGACGGTTCAGGTAATATAAGGGGTGTGTTTAATATACCTTTCGTGAAGAAAGGAGAAAATATTAGATATTTGACAAAAAATAAAGAATTAGACAGATTTATTGAATTTATTAGAAAAATATAA
- a CDS encoding AAA family ATPase has translation MHTLAINGYRGISAENIPLNKVNIIIGENGSGKTSFLEAVFLVTLLNSAYPLDERMNWLTHTFFSRGDVLSSILTLEDSTIKLDDNKVEIKKEGIDTIRLVSDYTSVKISLKRSMVVPENALPVIAYSPSYEVEKSNVGVFTPVYITSYFDAFDNPERIISKAKRKGFESNDLEILRDEVTGYYKLFKGYLPVYVLGRGMLKRELIKASLKFCDVLLVDEVEDSLHPDMLLNVIKETKESNATLFITTHSNEVLKMAYNVYEKEKLNIIVMKDRRVIAYNNPKDVEAIMSLEPSLSWIKYV, from the coding sequence ATGCACACTTTGGCAATTAATGGTTATAGGGGAATTAGTGCTGAAAATATCCCTTTAAATAAAGTTAATATTATAATTGGAGAGAACGGTTCTGGGAAAACATCGTTTTTAGAAGCAGTGTTCCTCGTTACACTCCTTAACTCAGCTTATCCTTTAGACGAGAGGATGAACTGGTTGACACATACGTTTTTCAGTAGGGGGGACGTTTTGTCCTCAATACTCACTCTTGAGGACTCCACTATTAAGCTCGACGATAATAAAGTTGAAATTAAGAAGGAGGGAATTGATACTATTAGACTAGTTTCAGACTATACGAGTGTGAAAATATCATTAAAAAGGAGTATGGTAGTACCAGAGAACGCTTTACCAGTAATTGCTTATAGCCCATCATATGAAGTTGAAAAGTCTAACGTCGGTGTGTTCACTCCAGTATACATTACATCGTACTTTGATGCCTTTGACAACCCTGAAAGGATAATAAGTAAGGCGAAACGTAAAGGGTTTGAGTCTAATGACTTAGAGATTTTAAGGGATGAGGTTACGGGGTATTACAAATTATTTAAAGGGTACCTCCCTGTCTACGTTTTAGGGAGGGGTATGCTTAAACGTGAGTTAATAAAAGCTTCTTTGAAGTTCTGTGACGTATTACTGGTTGACGAGGTTGAAGACTCCTTACACCCAGACATGTTATTAAATGTAATTAAGGAGACTAAGGAGAGTAATGCTACGTTATTTATAACTACTCATAGTAATGAGGTATTGAAGATGGCATATAACGTGTACGAGAAGGAGAAGTTAAACATAATAGTAATGAAGGACAGGAGAGTTATTGCTTATAATAACCCAAAAGATGTAGAAGCGATAATGAGTCTAGAGCCGTCATTGAGTTGGATTAAATATGTGTGA
- a CDS encoding glycosyltransferase family 2 protein, whose product MKKTIKVFKHPITEVFVMVFISVVIPAHIKKEYLLDAVNSALNQTLSRDKYEIIVIKNFPDYDEYLSNSGVIAINTNKKTGGEKIIEALKISRGEIISFLDYDDIFLPHKLEMVYKIFSNDDKVGYYRNRLLYFRDGDNIHSIIKNIKYTKKIIRIKNEEKEAKFKLMMENSAYINNSTISLRKDILLRFIENNPHKYRNIIDNINFYISLMSNYDVVLDPNVLTLYRVSKNNFTFGNSSYGINDFQEWVRRKINYLEMVIDGLYLLTDIVKNNYIYLKYDIYPRLTFYKCLSSLLPTKIDKKYKLHFRDLKYANKKKTPLFLFCLTLNYAPASIKRLFAMKAYKSEVKVAENLIGHEQ is encoded by the coding sequence ATGAAAAAGACTATAAAAGTTTTTAAACATCCTATTACTGAAGTGTTTGTTATGGTATTCATTAGTGTAGTTATCCCTGCTCATATTAAAAAGGAATATTTGCTTGATGCAGTAAATTCAGCATTAAATCAGACCTTATCAAGAGATAAATATGAGATCATAGTGATAAAAAATTTCCCAGATTATGATGAATATTTAAGTAATAGTGGTGTTATAGCAATAAATACGAATAAAAAAACTGGAGGAGAAAAAATAATTGAAGCTTTAAAAATATCTAGAGGAGAAATTATATCCTTTTTAGATTATGATGATATATTTTTACCTCATAAACTGGAAATGGTTTATAAGATATTCAGTAACGATGATAAAGTAGGTTATTATAGAAATAGGTTACTCTATTTTAGGGATGGAGATAATATACATAGTATAATCAAAAATATCAAATATACGAAAAAAATTATCAGAATAAAAAACGAAGAAAAAGAAGCTAAATTTAAGTTAATGATGGAGAATAGCGCATATATTAACAACTCAACAATAAGTTTGAGAAAAGATATATTACTAAGGTTTATAGAAAATAATCCTCACAAATATCGTAATATAATAGATAACATAAACTTCTATATCAGCTTAATGAGTAACTACGATGTAGTATTAGATCCTAATGTCTTAACACTATATAGAGTAAGTAAAAATAACTTCACATTTGGAAATTCCTCATATGGTATAAACGATTTCCAAGAATGGGTAAGAAGAAAGATTAATTATCTTGAGATGGTTATTGATGGACTATACTTATTGACAGATATCGTTAAAAATAATTATATCTATCTAAAATATGACATTTATCCTAGGTTAACATTTTATAAATGTTTATCCTCATTATTACCAACTAAAATTGATAAAAAATATAAACTTCATTTTAGGGATTTAAAATATGCAAATAAAAAAAAAACTCCACTGTTCTTATTTTGCTTGACTCTAAATTATGCACCAGCATCCATAAAACGTTTATTTGCGATGAAGGCTTATAAATCTGAAGTAAAAGTTGCAGAAAATCTTATTGGACATGAACAGTAA